The nucleotide window ttattcatgcatgtacacattaataaatgttttctgttttctctccatCCAGGTGGACGGTATACAGAGAAGGACGCAGGTGAACATGGCTATGACAATGGCATAATTTGGGTCACATGGCACACCCGCTGGTACTCCCTGAAAGAAACCACTATGAAGCTCATTCCCCTCAGCCGCATCACAGCAGGTGGACAGCAGTCTGATCTGAAACAGTTTGGCGGACTTGGAGATTCTTAAAGAGTAACGTGCTTGTAGTCTGTTTAGGCTGCAGATATCTGAATTCATGATGTGTCATGGTGTGATATGAGCATGCTTTGCAGGTCCAACCTGTTAGTATGCTGTTGTTCACAGTTTGCCTTTCTCCTATAGTGTTGTTTTGAccactaaataaatattttctctttgccAAATATGGTGTGTCAAACTTGActgaatcattttattttgcacCCAAAGGGTACTAACTACATGCTGTGGTAGATTTACTTCTTCTATGGGCAGAGTCTACATGGCCAGAAATACTTTGTAATGTGTAGATAAGACAAAAACACTTGgtacaaagaaaaatatcaagAAAGTAAATATGTATCTGTGCAAATCTAGTGCTACAAAAACCttcaaatattttgtcataCACTGAGTGACCAGAAATGTGGAAAAGCCTGTGTCCttaaattaatacaataaagTTCAGTTTTGTTGCCATTTCTACTGTAGTTGTTTGCTTATTGACTCAATTATGTACTattgtggtgttgttgttgtattggattgcttCATACTTGTTAACACAACATCAACACTCAAAAACCATGTGTTCAATTTTCCCAAAGGTAGCATTTATTACAAAAAGGTTAGATTACATTATATTGCAGTCTATACAGGGCGTATAGTTTGACTTAGCATGTAATGTAGTTTTTAGGACAGACACCCATACGTTTGTCTTTCCATACGTGTGAGGACAGtcattgactgactgattgatagcgaaaattaatttgttttgtcaGCAACAAAGTGCAGTCCATCAATATTCTCTCGAAGTGATCCTCTAAGCACTTCTAAAAGGCACCTGAATACATTCCAGTATGCATAAAAGAGTGTGttactaaataataaaactgaaaacactagagttagactctctctctctttattctggTGTAGAAAAATACATTCTTCTTTAAAGAAAGTACATGCTCTCACTCAGGCCTTGATAGATCTCTGTCATTTAGTTTTCAAACAATTAATTATGTTACACAAATTACCTTACGCTATAGTTGTTCTGTAATTTGTCAAGACTGGtggttaaaatatgttttttttattttatttccctgACAAATATCTTACACTTTGtaataatagttattatatatttaattgtaCAGCTTACATTTAATAGGCTGGCCCCATGCCAGCTTATGCAGAGATGACCCAGACTGAAAGAGCTCAGGTGGAGCTACACTTTGTAAAACTAACTGAAAGAACTATGCAGTCTATTTTAAGTATAAGGACATCAAAATCAATTTGTGACAGACCTTCACCTTTATCATGTTTATTTTGAACCATGTTTGGACAGTTTATTTACTATGTATTGTGTACTGGAGGTACTTGTCTCCACGCAGCTTCACGCTCACCACGATAGTTGAGCCAAAATTACTCATGTCTGTCTACGGCCTTATATGGGCTTATTATGCAAGAGGCCGACCTCTATACTCCCTAAAGTCAGTGTTGTCCCAAGTGTTTTCGCAATAAATAGGATTcatcaattaaaatgaaaaatagggAGTATGTTTGACCTGGCCACGATTATTACTTTTTACTGTGCTACAAAATAACAAAGCAAACAAGTTGCACACACCCTTTTTACCATATTTTTTAACTTGGATAAACATTAATCAATGTACTCCGTTAGGCAAACATGGCCTGGTACATGAGGCAAGGAAACCAAACTTTGGCCTGTGCttagctttttttcccccgacAATACAGAAAGCCACAATTGCAGGATAAATGGCCAACTTATAATTACGTTCTTCATACTGTATCAATATGTTGAAAATTATTATctgtaaaaaacacaacaataacaacaacgtTTTAGACATTTTAGGAATAGATTATCTTCAGAAGCTATGAATCTATGGAAGCTAAGAAGGGCCGTGCTTgcaataatttgtttttaatgttgttatcTCAAAATCACAACTAAATTAATTCATTACCTTGGCAAAACAAGATAACTAGATATTCAACCTGTTATTATGAGAAAACAAAAGGCTGTTTCCTTTTATTACTTATAATGTTTATCAGAGATCAGAAGTACCATGCCAGCATGAATGGCGTCTCAACAACTGTAGCAACTGATTTAACCTGAAACTGTCAGATCAAGGAGTACCCATCATTATTAACAGCACCTTTATCAATGACATCTGTGTAACTGCCAAATGCCCTTATAAGATGGGAACAGTACCAAACTATACAGAGGAGACCAGAAGAATGAACAATGAGAAGGAGCTCTACCTGTGATAAATCGTGTGATAAATTACCCTGCTATCTCAAGAAATAggcctttttttcttgcataCCAAGATAAAGCTTGTTATTTGCAGATAACAGCACCGAAAGAAATAATTGCAAGCACAGCCGTTCTTTAGATTTGCTTCTTTAGATCTTGTCACTTTCTCAGAGGGGACAAGCATAGTTTGAAGGTATATAATCAAACAATGGCAACTATGAaggacaaaaaaatgacaaaacaataaataaataaataaatattttttagtcGTGAAAAAGGCTAATTTGACATTTctacatgtatttatgtatatatttatttatttatacatttatttattcattcatttatttatctatacatttatttatttttacatttatttctgtatttctacatttccacatttatttatttctgtatttctgtctccTTATGTTAATGAGGTGGGTGGTTCTAACATTAGTCTTAAGCACGATTGGTTTGAATGGTGTGTGTGATACTATCTACTACAACTGCCTGGTCTGGAGTGATAGCTACACGAAACTTTTCGCTGTAGACCTaagtgcagacatcccaactctcccggagtgtcccgcatattgatagcggctccctgacgctgATGAAGAAATAGTGAAATCGACAGGAAAGAACAAGTCATTATAAGTAGATTAAGAAATAGTAACCTGAAAAGTAAATTTTTTAtcacaggaaaacaacaaattgGCCATTATAAGAGACAGTGGGGCACAACCGCGTCTGATTAAATCTGGAGGGTGGAAGTAATGCGACCTTAAGGATGCCAGCTATTTTCCTAGGATAGCAAAGCCAATGAGAAGCAGGCGGCGTGCCATGACCTCATCGTCCTAGACAGAAAAATCTACCATTGAggccagtaggtggcgctgacaaaaaaaacagctaccTTTGGTGTTGTTTACTTCCGAGGCGACTTCGGTGTGTCGCGGTGTTGGTCATGTTTCTAGACTTGTGATATATATACAAGTTAAAATCGCTGGGATAAAATAGTTTCTTCAGCTGCGGTGCTACATCGGTATATTTATCGCCACCATGACGGAGGTAAGCGGAGGTTTGGCGTCTTTTTCGCGGCTTTCTTCTTTGCTCCCGCTCGCATGCACCGTCGGGCCCGGCTAATTGCTGGGACGATACGTTAGCAATACGTGTTTTTTTGTTAGGTTAAGACTTAGCATAATCATCTTTGAGAAGGGTGATAAAGCTCATAATAATTCCCACCACACTGGTTAAATACAGTATctgatatattgtttttttctccaacagGATGTGCAGAAACACTCAGTCCACACGCTGGTCTTCAGATCTCTCAAAAGGACTCATGATATGTTTGTGTCCGACCATGCGAAGTCAGTCCCACTGGATGAGCACAGGTAAACCTCAGCATTCAACTCTTGATACTTTATTCACCTTGTTAtgattttaaatactttaaaggAGTTTTCCCGGCTATAATGTTAACTCTAATTTGGTTCAGGTTCAGGGTTGGTACAGTCTATACAATCTATCTGAACCAATCAATCTGGTTCAGAATAAACTTTAATGTCCTCAAGGAAAACAGTGTATAGTGGCTATTAAGAAGAGCAATTAAtgttggaaggaaggataaTCTGTAGTTGTATGAATAGTGAGATTGTCCTTactatttgttttaataataataataataatgataatagcctaataaaaataataactttatttgtatagcaccttttcatacaataaatgcagctcaaatgGGTATGGGTGCATCTCTATTGAAACTGTTCAATTCAGTCAGTGTGCTCCACTGTTTTTCATTatatcagacaaaacaacaaaatgtgtaacaacaacaacagaaatgtcTTGGCTTGTAAAGTGATGGCATGTAACAATCATATCATTACTCATTTCTGAGTTGTAAAATGATGCATCATTGTCGTCTGTGTTTGCAGTCACAGCGTGAAGATGGCCGTGAAGCTGAAAACGGAATACGATGCGGTGTTACACATGCCCGTCCTGAAGGAAGGGAAAGACAGAGTCTCAGTGCTTTCTGGCAACATGCAAGGCCATCAGAGCTACACACAACCAGGTAATTATTTTATAACCCCAAAAAGTCCAGTATTCAAGCGTGTGTTGTAGTTTACTTGAACAAATATTAAGGTTATTTTCTATTGGTTTTCATGAACACTGATGTTCTAAAACTAGCTCAATGgctcaatgtttttttattcatttattttttctccaatGTGTTTCAGGAGATGACCCAGACTACCTGATCACTGGGACACATGCTTACCCCTCTGGACCTGGTAAATAATGCGATATTCATTTAACCAAGCTGCATGCTTGTAATTCAGGGTATCTCCAGTTCAGTATTCTAAAATACAAAACTcctttgaatgttttaaaaagtcttagTTTAATTTATAAAAGTCTGCTGTGGACAGTAATGTTAGTTATAACAGGTTTTTGTATCTGATTGCTGGCTGTCTAGTTTGATTTTGACAGTGACTGTTCAATCCTTTTTTTGTGGCGTTTCATTCAGCACCATCAGATTTTTAACAAACAGTATCATTCGTGCTAGCCGCAGTAACTAGAAagtttatcattttatataatgtCAAAATTAGCAAAACCTTGGTAAACCTTCTAGCCATTGTCTTCTGCTAATGAGGGCCCAGGTTGTGTTGATTGAATTAATTCAGGGTTGAACGACAGAATAAATGTTAGGTAATGATAAGTTATTCTAGGCCTTATTGTTCCTACTGGTTTTCCATCCCATATTGTCATACTGCGACCAGTATGATGGTGAAACGGGTATCAAATTGGATTCTGTGGTATTAAAAAGGCCTGAAAAATAATTCAACTCTTTGAAACCTGGAGAAACCTAACTGTTCTGAGCCCATTTACTGCACTGCATCAGTGTTACTCCAGTGTTTATACCCGTAATCTTCACTCAACAGGAATAGCGTTGACTGCGGACACAAAGATGCACAGGAATCCCAGTGAGGGAGGAATCAACTCCATGGCTCTGGCCCTGCCACCGTCACAAGCCAGGTACAGTGTACAAATGAGTAATGGAGTTAATTCCATATATATTTAAGCTTTTCACACAAATTAATAATGTGTAAACAATGTTCGCTGTTGTTAAATTCCAGGCAGGACGCCAGCCGCACTGCTTCCAGTGTCGGTGACATCCATCGACACGCAGGCGGAGCAGAAAGATCTCAGCCTCCATCGAGTGCTTTGGTATGTTACAGTTTATTTCCACATTCACTCAATTGTATATCTTGTCGACCTTTGCCGTAAAGCAACTGAAAGAAGTGAAGAGCTGATTATGAATGTATTCACTGTAGTCGCTGATGGAAGGAGGCGGCACCAGAAATTCTGCCCTGACGAGGAAAGCACCCACCATGCCCAAACCCCAGTGGCacccaccatggaaactgtttcGGGTGACTACAAATCATTTTAACTTCTCCTGATTATGCTGTTGTTCCTCTTGATTTTGaatatatgtgtatttgtgtcatttCTAACAGTagcatgttttttgtgtgacaGGTCATCAGCGGTCACCTCGGCTGGGTGAGGTCCATCGCTGTGGAGCCTGGGAATCAGTGGTTTGTCACAGGGTCCGCTGATAGGACCATAAAGGTGAGTAACAGTATAAATAATTTTATATCTCAATTATTTCTTTGATGAAATATTACTGCAATAATTCAATTGACAAAAAATCCACCAACAACTGTTTTCATAATtgttttagtgttgtttttttaaacagccaTACCAtattatttgctgcttttagcctctgaaatgtgatgataaactgaatgctgtttggttttggactttttggaCTTGTTTTgttcagacaaaataagacatttaaagacgtcactattgacatttttatcattttgaactatttaatgacattttataaacagaataattaatcagtaatgacaataatttctgttcatttatttagaCAGGTTAAAATCAAACGaatacatacaaacaacaagaaaagaTCAATGTTGCAGGGAGAGTAAAAAATCCTTATTGATTACTCCTACCTGAATACgccaaaagaacaaaatcagACTGCAAGTTGGCTTTAAATAGTCTGTTGCAGCTCGAGGAACCACCATGTTTGATATTTGTGTGGTTATGTTTAACATCAAAATCCtagttaatacatttttagcaAAGTTCATTCTTAACATCAGAATCAATTGTTAGACAGAGTAATATCAACTCAAAGTCCATTTTTCTGTCTCCAAAGCTTTCACAGTTGAAGTTGGCTCAGTTGTTATAAAGTTTAGTAACATAAAagagataaatatatattgtaataaCAAGAACACAACTGGATAAATAGTCTGTGCTTTTGTGGCAGTCTCTGTGCTCCACACACTGCACGGCTACAGGAAAGCACAGTTTATTAGTAACAGAGCACATCGTCAGCACTGCACATGCTCCCTGACTGACCGTACACATAACTTCACTCATGGTGTAAAATGCCTTCTTCCATAAGAGCAAACTAAAAACTATTAGAAACATTGTAGAGTTTGTGTGAAAAACAGTAACACTAATCACCGTGTACCAGACACGTCTGTTCTGATTTAGGACACAATTTACATAAACCTGTGTCTGTAAACACATTGTCTCAGAGCATGCTGGTAACTCTGCCCGCCGAGCTCTAACACGCTACAATATGATGTCTgaacaccttttaaaatgttattgaatTTTCCCCTCATATACACTAGTACATTGTCTCTAATAGTAAAtctgtcttcttttattttaattcatttagatCCGTTTCATTTTAAGTAAATGTTGGTCTGAGTGGATGAAAACAGCATCTCACACTATGCAGTTACCAGCCacaatgtataaatgtattttcagtatCTATGGCTGCAGTATTCATGATAACATCTTTCCTGCTATCTCGAAGTGGCACTTTGGAGACACTTGAATTGAATTTTCTGTAatgaatgttgtttgttttgacagATCTGGGATCTGGCCAGTGGGAAGCTGAAACTGTCTCTTACTGGACACATCAGTACAGTGCGTGGTGTGGCAGTCAGCACACGCAGCCCCTATCTCTTTTCCTGTGGAGAAGACAAGCAAGTCAAGTGTTGGGATCTGGAGTACAACAAGGTATGCTGTTCAAATCAGAGGATGCTACTTTAAAGATGATTGCAGGGCTTTTAAGTTTTAAAGGCCATAAGAAAGCTTCTTATCTGTTCTGTGGTGTTGCCATATTTTCTTGACCTCATCAAACTTGTGCATTAGGTCATCAGACATTACCACGGACACCTGAGTGCTGTGTATGATTTGGATCTCCATCCAACCATTGATGTGCTGGTCACGTGCAGCAGAGACGCCACAGCAAGGGTAAGCTCTGACCTAGAGACAGTTTTGGAAACTTTTCATTGCATGAGAGTCTGGCAAGGATTGACAAAAAAACGTCTGTGGTCCAAAGCATGAGTAACTGCTGGCTATCAGATATCTGCATCTCATCTTACACCTGTACAATCCTTTATGGAACAATGGCTGCAGTTAGAGGAAACTTGATTGTTGTGTCCCTAAAATTAATCCAGGGAATGAAGAGAGTAACATATAAAATTAACCCAGAGACAAAGAAGCAAGGAGAACAGAAGTATATGAACAAACAATAGCAACTTAAATAAAGATTTACAAAGGACTTCACACAGACCAGAAACTATTTATTAATcgaatttaaagaaaatgttctttatcAGGATATGAAATTACCTATATTGAGATATGAGATTTTGCTCATATACAGGAGCAGACAAGTGAGTAATATTAATGGACAGTTTCTTTCACCAGGACACCAGACTGCTGATCTTTAACAGCTGAAATAtgcaacacacattttaatgaccATGCTGCTACGACAGATATAAGTGCATCTCTTGTCCATGACTATTTACACCCATTGCACATTTCATCACTCGGTTTgcactattactactactgtttTCATCTGTATATACTCCATACTCAAAGCATCTACCATTATAACaccatttatttatctatttatacaCTTTTTCTATATAAATTCCCTCTCTGTAGTagttcttgtctttttcttgagtattattgttattgacaGATTTTTCATACAGATatataaacaacacaaaaatcaaTGCCTAAAACCCAAATAAGACATATGGTAGTTTTCACTTCTTTTTGGGTTAGTCGCACTGAGCTGAGAGCACTCGAGTCAAGCTGACATACTGCCAGGTGCAAAACGTGAGCTGTTTGCAGAAAATGC belongs to Scomber scombrus chromosome 2, fScoSco1.1, whole genome shotgun sequence and includes:
- the plrg1 gene encoding pleiotropic regulator 1, encoding MTEDVQKHSVHTLVFRSLKRTHDMFVSDHAKSVPLDEHSHSVKMAVKLKTEYDAVLHMPVLKEGKDRVSVLSGNMQGHQSYTQPGDDPDYLITGTHAYPSGPGIALTADTKMHRNPSEGGINSMALALPPSQARQDASRTASSVGDIHRHAGGAERSQPPSSALSLMEGGGTRNSALTRKAPTMPKPQWHPPWKLFRVISGHLGWVRSIAVEPGNQWFVTGSADRTIKIWDLASGKLKLSLTGHISTVRGVAVSTRSPYLFSCGEDKQVKCWDLEYNKVIRHYHGHLSAVYDLDLHPTIDVLVTCSRDATARVWDIRTKANVHTLTGHTNTVATVRCQAAEPQIITGSHDSTIRLWDLIAGKTRATLTNHKKSVRTIVQHPRQYTFASGSADNIKQWMFPDGKFIQNLSGHNAIINTLAVNSDGVLVSGADNGTIHMWDWRTGYNFQRIHAAVQPGSLDSESGIFSCVFDHSESRLITAEADKTIKVYKEDDTATEESHPVNWKPEILKRKRF